CCGCCTCGGCGCCGCGCCGTCGGCGTCCACCTGGTTCCGCGGGGCCGTGGTGGCCTACGCACCGGAGGTGAAGTTCTCCGTCCTCGGCGTGCCCGAGGGTCCCGTGATCACCGAGGAGTGCGCGCGGACCATGGTCGCGTCCGTCGCCCGTCTCCTCGGCGCCGACCTGGCCGTCGCGCTGACCGGGGCCGGGGGCCCGGACGAGGAGGAGGGGGAGCCGCCGGGCACGGTGTGGTTCGCCGTCCTGGCCCACGGGCGGGTGCACGCCGAGAAGCAGCGGTTCGACGGTGACCCGCCGCAGGTGGTGGAGGCGACCACCGAGCACGCGCTGCGGCTCCTGCTCGAGCACGCCCGGGTCGCCGGGGGGGCCGCCGCATGACCGGGACGCTCGACGTCGCCGCCGTCCGCGCCCGGTACCCGGCGCTGGCGGACGGCTCGGCCTACCTGGACGGCGCGGCAGGCACCCAGGTGCCGACCTCGGTCATCGACGCCGTCGCCGGCGCCTGGCGGGCCGGGATCGGCAACCACGGCGGCGCCTTCGCGGCGTCCCGGCGCTCGGACGAGCTGACCGCCGCAGCGCGCCTGGCCGTCACCGACCTCGTCGGCGGGCCGTCCCCGGACGGCGTCCTGCTGGGGCCGAACATGACGACGATGACCTACCGGGTCGCGAACGCGCTCGCGGCGACCTGGGGCCCGGGTGACGAGGTCGTCCTCACCCGGCTGGACCACGACGCCAACGTGCGCCCCTGGGTCCAGGCGGCGGCGCGGGCCGGGGCGAGCGTCCGGTTCGCCGACCCGGTGCTGCCGTCCCTGGACCTGCCGGTCGACGCGTTCGCCGACCTCGTCGGCCCACGGACCCGGCTGGTCGCGGTCACCGCCGCGAGCAACGTCGTCGGCACCCGCCCGGACGTGCGGGCGATCGCCGACCTGGCCCACGAGCACGGCGCACTCGTCTACGTCGACGGCGTGCACGCCACCCCCCACGGGCCGGTCGACATGGCCGCCCTGGGCGCCGACGTCTACGCGACGAGCTCCTACAAGTGGTCCGGGCCGCACCTCGGCGCCCTGGTCGCCGACCCGGCCCTGTGGGAGGAGCTGCACCCGGACAAGCTCGCGTCGTCCCCGGACGAGGTGCCCTACCGGTTCGAGACCGGCACACCACCGTTCGCCCAGCACGCCGGTCTCGCCGCGGCCGTCGAGCACCTGGCGGGCCTGCCGGTCACCCCCGCACCGGGCGGGACCCGCCGGCAGCGGCTGCTGGCGACGATGGCCGCCGTCGAGGCGTTCGAGACGGACCTGCTCGGCGTCCTGCTCGACGGCCTCGCCGCGATGCCGCACGTCCACCTCATCGGCTCCCCGGCCCGGCGAACCGCGACCGTGTACCTCACCGTCGACGGGTGGACGCCGCAGCAGGTCGCCGAGCACTGCGCCGCCGCTCAGGTCAACGTGTGGGCCGGGCACATGTACGCGTGGGAGCTCACCGGTCTGCTGGGGATCCGGGACTCCGGGTCCGCCGTCCGGGCCGGTCTCGTGCACTACAACGACCGGTCGGACGTCGACCGCCTGCTCGCCGCGCTCGGGGACCTCGGCTAGCTCAGACGGTCAGCACGATCTTGCCGACGTGGCTGCTGGACTCAAGCAGCGGGTGGGCCTCCGCGGCGTCCGCCAGCGGCATCCGGGTGTGGACGACGGGGCGGACGTCCCCGGACTCCAGCAGCGGCCACACGTGCTCGCGCACCGCCGCGACGATGGTGGCCTTCTCCGCGGCCGGCCGGGCGCGCAGCGACGTGGCGATGACCGCGGCGCGCTTGGCGAGGAGGGTGCCCAGGTCGAGCTCGGCCCGGCGTCCGCCCTGCAGGCCGATGACGACGAGGCGGCCGTTGGTCGCCAGGACCTCGACGTTGCGTCCCAGGTAGGCCGCCCCCATGTTGTCCAGGACGACGTCCGCCCCGTGCCCGTCGGTGGCCTCCCTCACGCGCTCGACGAAGTCCTCCTGCCGGTAGTCGACGAGGACCTGAGCGCCCAGGTCCCGGCAGCGCTCGAGCTTCTCCGGGGTGCCCGCGGTGACGGCGACCCGGGCGCCCACGGCGCGACCCAGCTGGATCGCCATCGTGCCGATGCCCGATGACCCGCCGTGCACGAGCAGTGTCTCGCCCGGCTGCAGGCCCGCGGTCATGAACACGTTGGACCAGACCGTGCAGACGACCTCGGGCAAGGCCGCGGCGTCGACGAGGTCGACCCCCGCCGGCACCGGCAGCACCTGGCCGGCCGGGACGACGACCTGCTCGGCGTAGCCGCCGCCGGACAGCAGGGCGCACACCTCGTCGCCGACGCTGAACCCGTCGACGCCCTCGCCGACCTCGGTGACGCGCCCGGAGCACTCCAGACCGGGGTACGGCGACGCGCCCGGCGGCGGGGGGTAGTGCCCCCGTCGCTGCATGACGTCGGCCCGGTTCACCGCGGTCGCGGCCACGGCGATGCGGACCTCACCGGGCCCGCACGCCGGGGCCTCGACCTCCTGCAGCTCCAGGACGTCGGCGTCACCGGGCTCCCGGATCACCACTGCGCGCACACCCCCGACCCTAGCCCCCGCCCCCCGACCCCCCCGTGATCATGCAATCCCGCCACCCCCCGCACGCCCCCCCGTGATCATGCAATCCCGCCACCCCCCCGCGACCCACCCGTGATCATGCAATCCCGCCACCCTGGCGTGCACCTGCCGAGGCCGTGCGTGGGCGACACTGGTGGCATGCCGAGACGGGTCACTTCGTGGGAGGGGTGCGCGGTCGTCGTCCTCGCGGGCGGCCGGTCACGCCGCATGGGGCACGACAAGCTCGCGGACACTCTCGCCCCCGCCGCCGGCACCACCGGCCCGTTCACCGTGCTCGACGCCGTCCTCGCCGGCGTCCCGGACGACGTGGAGGTCGTCGTCGTCGGACCGTCCCGGTCCACCGCCCGCCCGGTCCGCACGACCCGTGAAGATCCTCCGGGCAGTGGTCCGGCCGCCGGGGTGGGCGCCGGGGTGCGTGCCCTCACCGGAACCCCTGCACACGTCGTCGTGCTCGCCGGTGACGCCCCGTTCGGACCGGCTGCCGTCCCCGCGCTTCTCGCAGCCCTGCGCCGTGACCCGCATGCGGACGTGGCGGTCGCAGCCCCGCCGGACGGCCCGCCGCAGCCGCTGCTCGCCGTCTACCGGCGCGAGGCGCTGGCCCGGACGACGACCGGCCAGCTCCTCCACCGACCTGCTCGGGCGCTGATGGACCACCTCGCGGTCGTCGTCGTCCCGGTCGCCCAGGAGGCGACCCTGGACGTCGACACCCCGGCGGACCTCGAGGCGGCCCGGCGAGCGGCGCGCGCTCGGCTGAGAGGGGAGAGCGTGCGCGCCTGAGGTCCGGCGGGTGGGCGGAACTGTGGCCACAGAATGCTGCGCTCGTCCCGGCCTGGCCGGCGTGTTGCGCCACCAACCCAGCATTCCGCGAGCTGGTCGGTGGTCAGTGGGGTGGCGGGATTGCATGATCACGGCGGGGCAGGGGTGGGCGGGGGTGTGCAGGGTGGCGGGATTGCATGATCACGGCGGGGGTGGGGGTGGGGTGAGGGGCAAGGGCGACACGCCCAGCTGGACTGCTCCGATCGGGTGAACCGCACCGGTGCGGCCGGTCGTCACCGTCAATAGAGCCCGGAGCCGGCCCGAAGCAGAGAGGAACCGCGGCACTGCGTCGCGGGCGGTTTCTCGAGCGGAAGGTCGCCCATGCTGCGCAACACCGGCATCAGGTCGAAGATCCTGGCGGTCCTTGCACTGCCTGTGCTCGTCCTGCTGCTCGCAGCCACCGTCATCTCCGTCGGTGCCCTCACCGACGCGCGCCGGGCCGTGCAGGTCGAGTCCCTCGCGGGCCAGGCACCGGGGCTGACCACGCTCGTCCGTGGCCTGCAGGCCGAGCGGGCGCTCAGCATGCAGGTGATGGCCGGTGACACGAGCGCCGAGCCCGCGCTGCAGGAGGTCCGCGCCCAGGTCAGCGAGGGCATCGAGATGGTCCGCGCCGGCGTGGGCACGGTCGAGCTCGACCTGCTCGACGAGGCCGCCGCCAGCGGCGTCGCCGCGTCCGCCGCCGCCCATGACGACGTCGACGTCCTGCGCCGGCAGATCGACGGCTCCGCACTGTCCCCGACGCTCGCCTACGACCGCTACACCGACGCGATCGCGGCGGACGTCGCGCTCCCCGGCCGGATCGGCGACGCCGTCGACGACCGGGCGCTCGCCGACATGCTCACCACGTACACCGCGACCGAGCAGCTGGCCGAGCTCGTCACCGTGGAGCGCGACCTGGTCGCCCCCGCCGTCGCCGCGGGGGTGATGTCACCGGAGCTGCAGTCCCGGGTCGCTGACCTGATCGCCCGCCAGGACGTCGTCCGTGACCAGGCGACCGAGCTCGCCGAGAGCGTCGGCGTCCGGGTCCCGACCACCGGGTACGCCCTGCAGATGGCCCGGCAGAAGACCGTCGAGGACGCCGACGGCGTGCTGGAGAACATCGACCCGGCCACGTGGCAGCGGGCCGCCGAGACCGAGGTCGCCTCGCTCGGCGCGGTCGAGGCCGAGCTCGCTGAGCTCGCCGCCGCGCGCAGCGCGACCCTCGCCGACGACGCACGGACCTGGGCGATCCAGGTGGGGGCCGGCACGGCGCTGCTCGTCGTCGTCCCGGTGCTGCTGGCGCTGCTGCTCTCCCGCAGCATCACCGGTCCGCTGCGGCGGCTCACCGACGCCGCCGGCGAGATCCGGCGTGAGCTGCCGACGATGGTCGAGCGGATGCAGACCCCGGGCGAGGGCCCGGGTCTGACGCTGCCGGAGATCCCGGTGACCTCCCGGGACGAGGTGGGCCGGCTCGCCGCCGCGTTCAACGACGTCAACAGCACGACCGTGCAGGTCGCCCAGGAGCAGGCCGCGCTCCGTGGGTCGATCGCGGCGATGTTCGTCAACGTCGCCCGCCGCGACCAGGTCCTGCTCTCCCGCCAGCTCGCGTTCATCGACCAGCTCGAGCGCACCGAGGACGACCCGCGCACGCTGGAGAACCTGTTCCGGCTCGACCACCTCGCCACCCGGATGCGTCGCAACGCCGAGTCGCTGCTCGTGCTCGCGGGTATCGACACCGGCCGTCGCCTGCGCCGTCCGATGCCGCTGTCGGACGTCGTCCGCACCGCGACGTCCGAGATCGAGCACTACGAGCGGGTCGACCTCGTGCTGCAGGCCGACCCGCCGATGGTCGGGCACGTCGCCCTCACGGCCGCCCACCTGCTCGCTGAGCTGCTGGAGAACGCGACGAACTTCTCCGACCCCGGCACCCGGGTCGTGGTGAGCACGGCGGCCGGCCCGCGCGGCGTCGTCGTCAGCATCGCCGACGAGGGCCTGGGGATGTCCGCGGAGGAGATCGCCGAGGCGAACGCCCGGATCGCCGAGCCACCGGTCGCCGAGGTCGTCGGCGCCCAGCGCCTCGGGTTCTTCGTCGTCGGACGCCTCGCCCGCCGCCTCGACGCGACCGTCTCGCTGGAGCCTGGGACCGAGCGGGGCACCGTCGTGCGCGTCGACCTGCCCACGGCGCTGTTCGTGCCCGGGTCGGTCGCCGAGGTCCCGGAGCCGGACGGCGACGAGGCGCCACCGGCTCACGACCTGACCCCGGCTGGACTGCCTGCCCGGGTCGAGCCGGCGCCGCTGGGGTCCCCCGCTCCGGACGCCGAGCCGGCCCCGGACAGGCCTCGCACCGACGCAGGCCTGCCCCGTCGCGGCAGCGGCCTGCCCCTGCGGCAGCCGTCGATCGAGCCGTCCTCCCTGGCAGTGACGGCACCGGACGACGTGACGGCACCTCACGACGTGACGGCACCGGACGACGTACCCGAGGCCGTGCCGGATCCCTCGCCGGTCTCCCGTGGCGGGCTGTTCAGCTCCTTCCGTCCGCGTCGCCCCGGTGAGGCGTCCCAGACCGGCGCGGACGAGGTGCCGACGAACGGCCACACCCGCGCGCCGGCCCACCGGCAGCACGCCGCGGAGCCGGACGCCCAGCAGCCCGTCGAGCAGGAGCCGGTCGAGCAGCAGCCGGTCGCGCCCCAGCCCGAGGCCGCGCAGACGCCCGAACCCCAGCCCGAGCCCCAGCCCCAGCCCCAGCCCGAGCCCGAGCCCGCGCCCCAGCCCGAGCCTGAGCCCCAGCCTCATCTGGCGGCACCCGCCCTGGACATCCTGCCCAAGCGGGCCACGCTGCGCCGCCGGCAGTCGCGGGGCTTCCTCGGACGTCGCGGGGTCGCCCAGCCGTCCACCGTCGTCCCGGTCACTCGCCGGGAGATGCGGAACCTCGAGCAGGCGCTGAGCACCGCGGACTCCCCAGGCGAGCCGGTCGGCGCGTACGTCCCTCGGCACCAGCCTCCAGCGCGCCCGCGGGACGACGCCGCGGCGCGCGACCGGGAGGCGCCGACGCCGGACGGCGCCCCGGCCGCCCAGCGACCTGAGCCCGTCCCTGCGCCGAGCAGCCTGTTCGGCGTCCCGCCGCAGGCGGCGGATCGCGCCGAGTCCCCGGCTCCGGTGCCCGAGCCGGTCGGCTCCGGCGTTCGCGCGGCCGGTCGGGTGGCCCTGCCCGTGCCCGGCGACGGCCCGATCCCGTTGCCGACGCGGCCGGCACCCGGCCCCGCGACGTCCACCGACGGTGGGTCCGACGTCCTGCGGGAGCGGTCGGCGCTGGCCTCCGAGGCGCTGACCGAGCTGAGCCGACTGTCCGCCTACACCCCCGCCGCCGTCGACAGCAAGCCGCCGGCGACCCTCACCCGGCGCACCCCGGCCGCCAGTCCGGCCGCCCAGGTGGCGGTGCCGCGACCGGCCGCCGCACGCCGTCCGGGCCGTGACGCCGCCGACGTCCGCTCGATGCTCGCCGGCTTCCAGGCCGGGGTGAACCGCGGGCGCACCGACCCGGCGGGTCCACCTTCGCCGAACGGCGACCAGCCGGCTACCGACCAGCCGGCCACCGACCCGTCCCCGACCGCCCCGACGACCGACACCGCCAGCACGACCGGAGGACAAGCGTGACCACGATGAGCACCGAGGCAGCCAACTTCAGCTGGCTTCTCGACAACTTCGTCAAGAGCGTGCCCGGCGTCCGCCACACCCTCGTGGTGTCGGCCGACGGCCTGCTCATGGCCATGTCCGACGACCTCGACCGGACCCGCGGCGACCAGCTGTCCGCGATCGTGTCGGGGATGTCGAGCCTCACCCGCGGTGCGGCCCGTCAGCTCGACGCCGGCGAGGTGCGCCAGGCGATCGTCGAGATGGACGAGTACTTCATGTTCCTCATGGCGATCTCCGACGGTTCCGTGCTCGCCACGATGGCCGACTCCAGCTGCGACGTCGGGCTCATCGGCTACGAGATGGCCATGCTCGTCAGCCGCACCGAGGCGACCCTGACCCCACAGCTGGTCTCGGAGATGCGCTCCCGCCTGCCGGTCCACGGCAGCACCCGCGCGCCGGTGATGGGGTGAGGACGGCGTGAGACACGTCGACGACCCGCCCGGGCACCTGGGGCCCGGCGAGGACCCTTCCGTCGAGGAGGAGACCTACGCGGTGCGGCCCTACGCCGTCACCGGCGGCCGGACGGCGTCCGCCTCCACCCAGATCCCGGTCGAGGCGCTCGTCCAGGCGCTCGCCGAGCCCGACGTCACGATGACGCCGGAGAAGCGGCGCATCGTCGAGCTCACGCAGCACCAGTACCTGTCCGTCGCCGAGCTCTCGGCGCACCTGCGATTGCCGGTACCGGTGGTCCGGATCGTCCTGGGCGACCTCACGTCGTCCGGGTCGGTGCGGGTCCACGGGACGTCCCGGTCCGACGGCTACACCCCCGCAGCCACCCTCAGCGTCCTGGAGAGTGTTCTCAATGGCATTTCCTCGCTCTGACGTCGCCTCCGCCGTGCCGGCGCAGGCCGCTCAGCCGGGTGGCGCCGGGACCCCGGACGGCCCGGACGCCGCGCCCACCGTGGTCAAGATCGTGGTCGCCGGCGGGTTCGCCGTCGGCAAGACGACGTTCATCGGCTCCATCTCCGACATCGAGCCGCTGACCACCGAGGCGCCGATGACCGAGCACTCCCTCGGCATCGACGACGCCGGCGGGGTCACCGACCGCAAGACGACGACGACCGTCGCGATGGACTTCGGCCGGATCGCGCTGCCGGGCAACCTGTGGCTCTACCTGTTCGGCACGCCCGGCCAGGACCGGTTCCTGTTCATGTGGGACGACCTGGTGCGCGGCGCCATCGGGGCGGTCGTGCTCGTCGACACCGAGCGGCTCGAGCAGTGCTTCCCCGCGGTGGACTACTTCGAGGCCCGCGCGATCCCGTTCGTCGTCGCGGTGAACTGCTTCGACGGCATCGCCCGGCACTCCCTGGACGACGTCCGCGAGGCGCTCGCCGTCCCCGCCCACGTGCCGATGGTCTACACCGACGCTCGCTCCCGTGGGGCGACCAAGCAGGTCCTCGTCACCCTCGTCCAGCTGGCGATGCAGCGCCTCACGGCCTGAGCCCTGACCCGGTGGAGTGTCCGGACCGGACGTCCGGAATGTGAGACAGCGCCCCTGCGGGGAAGCCTGCCGCGGCGACGGGCTGTTGGGTGTGATCGTGCGCATCTATGACGACGTGACCCAGGTAGTCGGCCGGACCCCGCTCGTGCGGCTCAACCGTCTCACCGAGGGGTGCGGCGCCACCGTCGCCGCCAAGCTCGAGTTCAGCAACCCCGGAGGCAGTGTCAAGGACCGGATCGGGGTCTCCATGATCGAGGCCGCTGAACGCTCGGGCCAGCTGCGCCCGGGCGGCACCGTCGTCGAGGCGACGAGCGGCAACACCGGCATCGCCCTGGCCATGGTCGGTGCCGCCAAGGGCTACCGGGTCGTGCTGACGATGCCCGAGACGATGTCCAAGGAGCGCCGGGCGCTGCTGCGTGCCTTCGGAGCCGAGCTCGTCCTCACCCCCGGCAGCGAGGGGATGAAGGGGGCGGTCGCCAGGGCCGAGGAGATCGGCGCCCGGGACAACGCCGTGCTGGTCCGCCAGTTCGCGAACGAGGCCAACCCCGAGGTGCACCGGCGGACCACCGCCGAGGAGATCTGGGCCGACACCGACGGCCAGGTGGACGTCGTGGTGGCCGGTATCGGCACCGGCGGGACGATCACCGGTGTGGGGCAGGTCCTCAAGGAGCGCAAGCCGTCGGTGCGGATGGTCGCCGTCGAGCCGGCCGAGTCCCCGATCCTCACCGGTGGGCAGCCCGGCCCGCACAAGATCCAGGGGATCGGGGCGAACTTCGTCCCGGAGATCCTCGACACCGGCATCTACGACGAGGTCGTGGACGTCGACGCCGACACCGCGGTCGAGTGGGCCCGCCGGTCCGCCCGGGAGGAGGGCCTGCTCGTCGGACTGTCCTCCGGCGCCGCACTGGCGGCCGCCGTCCAGGTCGCCCGCCGGGAGGAGAACACCGGCAAGCTCGTCGTCGTCGTCATCCCCTCCTTCGGTGAGCGCTACCTGTCCACGGTCCTGTACAGCGACCTCATGGACTGACCCGGTGCACATGAACCGTCCTCCGGCCGTCGCGCC
This DNA window, taken from Kineosporiaceae bacterium SCSIO 59966, encodes the following:
- a CDS encoding CinA family protein, with product MEQGLTVATAESLTSGQVAARLGAAPSASTWFRGAVVAYAPEVKFSVLGVPEGPVITEECARTMVASVARLLGADLAVALTGAGGPDEEEGEPPGTVWFAVLAHGRVHAEKQRFDGDPPQVVEATTEHALRLLLEHARVAGGAAA
- a CDS encoding cysteine desulfurase-like protein, with the protein product MTGTLDVAAVRARYPALADGSAYLDGAAGTQVPTSVIDAVAGAWRAGIGNHGGAFAASRRSDELTAAARLAVTDLVGGPSPDGVLLGPNMTTMTYRVANALAATWGPGDEVVLTRLDHDANVRPWVQAAARAGASVRFADPVLPSLDLPVDAFADLVGPRTRLVAVTAASNVVGTRPDVRAIADLAHEHGALVYVDGVHATPHGPVDMAALGADVYATSSYKWSGPHLGALVADPALWEELHPDKLASSPDEVPYRFETGTPPFAQHAGLAAAVEHLAGLPVTPAPGGTRRQRLLATMAAVEAFETDLLGVLLDGLAAMPHVHLIGSPARRTATVYLTVDGWTPQQVAEHCAAAQVNVWAGHMYAWELTGLLGIRDSGSAVRAGLVHYNDRSDVDRLLAALGDLG
- a CDS encoding NAD(P)H-quinone oxidoreductase, with the protein product MRAVVIREPGDADVLELQEVEAPACGPGEVRIAVAATAVNRADVMQRRGHYPPPPGASPYPGLECSGRVTEVGEGVDGFSVGDEVCALLSGGGYAEQVVVPAGQVLPVPAGVDLVDAAALPEVVCTVWSNVFMTAGLQPGETLLVHGGSSGIGTMAIQLGRAVGARVAVTAGTPEKLERCRDLGAQVLVDYRQEDFVERVREATDGHGADVVLDNMGAAYLGRNVEVLATNGRLVVIGLQGGRRAELDLGTLLAKRAAVIATSLRARPAAEKATIVAAVREHVWPLLESGDVRPVVHTRMPLADAAEAHPLLESSSHVGKIVLTV
- a CDS encoding NTP transferase domain-containing protein — its product is MPRRVTSWEGCAVVVLAGGRSRRMGHDKLADTLAPAAGTTGPFTVLDAVLAGVPDDVEVVVVGPSRSTARPVRTTREDPPGSGPAAGVGAGVRALTGTPAHVVVLAGDAPFGPAAVPALLAALRRDPHADVAVAAPPDGPPQPLLAVYRREALARTTTGQLLHRPARALMDHLAVVVVPVAQEATLDVDTPADLEAARRAARARLRGESVRA
- a CDS encoding HAMP domain-containing protein, encoding MLRNTGIRSKILAVLALPVLVLLLAATVISVGALTDARRAVQVESLAGQAPGLTTLVRGLQAERALSMQVMAGDTSAEPALQEVRAQVSEGIEMVRAGVGTVELDLLDEAAASGVAASAAAHDDVDVLRRQIDGSALSPTLAYDRYTDAIAADVALPGRIGDAVDDRALADMLTTYTATEQLAELVTVERDLVAPAVAAGVMSPELQSRVADLIARQDVVRDQATELAESVGVRVPTTGYALQMARQKTVEDADGVLENIDPATWQRAAETEVASLGAVEAELAELAAARSATLADDARTWAIQVGAGTALLVVVPVLLALLLSRSITGPLRRLTDAAGEIRRELPTMVERMQTPGEGPGLTLPEIPVTSRDEVGRLAAAFNDVNSTTVQVAQEQAALRGSIAAMFVNVARRDQVLLSRQLAFIDQLERTEDDPRTLENLFRLDHLATRMRRNAESLLVLAGIDTGRRLRRPMPLSDVVRTATSEIEHYERVDLVLQADPPMVGHVALTAAHLLAELLENATNFSDPGTRVVVSTAAGPRGVVVSIADEGLGMSAEEIAEANARIAEPPVAEVVGAQRLGFFVVGRLARRLDATVSLEPGTERGTVVRVDLPTALFVPGSVAEVPEPDGDEAPPAHDLTPAGLPARVEPAPLGSPAPDAEPAPDRPRTDAGLPRRGSGLPLRQPSIEPSSLAVTAPDDVTAPHDVTAPDDVPEAVPDPSPVSRGGLFSSFRPRRPGEASQTGADEVPTNGHTRAPAHRQHAAEPDAQQPVEQEPVEQQPVAPQPEAAQTPEPQPEPQPQPQPEPEPAPQPEPEPQPHLAAPALDILPKRATLRRRQSRGFLGRRGVAQPSTVVPVTRREMRNLEQALSTADSPGEPVGAYVPRHQPPARPRDDAAARDREAPTPDGAPAAQRPEPVPAPSSLFGVPPQAADRAESPAPVPEPVGSGVRAAGRVALPVPGDGPIPLPTRPAPGPATSTDGGSDVLRERSALASEALTELSRLSAYTPAAVDSKPPATLTRRTPAASPAAQVAVPRPAAARRPGRDAADVRSMLAGFQAGVNRGRTDPAGPPSPNGDQPATDQPATDPSPTAPTTDTASTTGGQA
- a CDS encoding roadblock/LC7 domain-containing protein, producing the protein MTTMSTEAANFSWLLDNFVKSVPGVRHTLVVSADGLLMAMSDDLDRTRGDQLSAIVSGMSSLTRGAARQLDAGEVRQAIVEMDEYFMFLMAISDGSVLATMADSSCDVGLIGYEMAMLVSRTEATLTPQLVSEMRSRLPVHGSTRAPVMG
- a CDS encoding DUF742 domain-containing protein, whose amino-acid sequence is MRPYAVTGGRTASASTQIPVEALVQALAEPDVTMTPEKRRIVELTQHQYLSVAELSAHLRLPVPVVRIVLGDLTSSGSVRVHGTSRSDGYTPAATLSVLESVLNGISSL
- a CDS encoding ATP-binding protein, with product MAFPRSDVASAVPAQAAQPGGAGTPDGPDAAPTVVKIVVAGGFAVGKTTFIGSISDIEPLTTEAPMTEHSLGIDDAGGVTDRKTTTTVAMDFGRIALPGNLWLYLFGTPGQDRFLFMWDDLVRGAIGAVVLVDTERLEQCFPAVDYFEARAIPFVVAVNCFDGIARHSLDDVREALAVPAHVPMVYTDARSRGATKQVLVTLVQLAMQRLTA
- the cysK gene encoding cysteine synthase A; translated protein: MVRIYDDVTQVVGRTPLVRLNRLTEGCGATVAAKLEFSNPGGSVKDRIGVSMIEAAERSGQLRPGGTVVEATSGNTGIALAMVGAAKGYRVVLTMPETMSKERRALLRAFGAELVLTPGSEGMKGAVARAEEIGARDNAVLVRQFANEANPEVHRRTTAEEIWADTDGQVDVVVAGIGTGGTITGVGQVLKERKPSVRMVAVEPAESPILTGGQPGPHKIQGIGANFVPEILDTGIYDEVVDVDADTAVEWARRSAREEGLLVGLSSGAALAAAVQVARREENTGKLVVVVIPSFGERYLSTVLYSDLMD